Genomic window (Flavobacterium oreochromis):
CTGTGGCCAATGAACTGATAAACTCTTTTATAATTTCAACTCCGGCGCTTTCTGTACCGTCGAAACCGATTGTTACATTATAGCCTATTGTTATTGATGCGGAACCATCAGATAGTGTACTTGTGTGACTGTCTTGTGCGTTTTTCTCAAGTCCGTAAATCTCCGCTTTCATTTCCTTGATGGTATTATAATCTTCAAAAAGGTTTATGATCAGATTTTCCACTTTTTCCTGTTGGAAAACAAGGTCATCAATATTGCCCCTTACGAAATCCTCAGAAAGCTCTTTTAATGCTTTCACGTTTTCTTTTTCTCCTCTTTCTGTTTTTTGTTAAGGTCTTTCGCCTCCTCGATAAGTGCCGCTCTTTGTTCCGGCGTTAAGTCTGTTAAATTGATTGTTGCGCTCATATTTCTGAAATATTAAATTTGTACGGTTTTGGCGCCCAAAAGGTTAATTGAATGGTTTTTAAAATGGTTTGAACTTTAATTTCTATTTCCTCCGGTACTTGGTATTTACGAGTTTGTTTTTGCTCTAAAAAACCGGAGTTGTAATTTTGGTTATCGAACAAAGAGCCCCGCTCTTGGTTGATAAGAATTCGCTCCCAAACTGTTAGCTCACTTTGTTCTGAGTCATACATTAAAACTGAGTAAAGGTCACTAAGTCGATTGTCTATGTTTTCCGGGGTGTACTCAAACTCTACCATTCTCGGCCTCTGTTAATTGTTCGGTTAATTTTCTTAAATCCCCCTCAATAGTTGTTCTATTTGGGTGGTTTACGTTGTGCTCAAGCCAATACTTGAGCTCTCCGATTTTGTTTTTAATTTGCTGCAATGTCATAAGCTATAATGATTGGTTTTTTAGCGTTAATGATTAAACTTTTTGGGTATTTGTTAAAGATTGAAATTGTAGATCGATTAAAAGCCTCTTTAACGTCTTTCGGTTTAATGTTTGGCTGATTCTCGTACTCTTTCATAATGTTTAAAAACTCTCTTTCGCACTTAGCAAACTCCGTTTTGAAGTAATTAAATACTGGCGCGTTTTGTACAATCTTTTGCAGGTCATTTTCATAGTTTGTTGCAAAGTCCATGGACCAACGTAAAAAAATGTCTAAGACTTCAAACTCGTATTGCTCTTGTGTAATGTTCAGGTTTACTAAAATTGCGTTCATTTGTTAATTGTTTTTGATTTTACTCCCGTGAAATAACATTGCTGTTTGTTCATCTACTACGATTTGGCCTCCCGGACATCTACCGGAAACAAAAGCGGTTAATCCTACTACTCGAATGATTACTTTTGCTAACTTCTTACATAACTTGGCCGTAGAGGTATAAGGTTCGTTTTTGTCCTCGTGAGCCATGAAAATAAAAGTGATGTTTGGGAACTCCTCTTTCAAGGTGTAAAGCTGTCCGTTTTTAAGCTCGCTCACATAAACCGTTATATTGTCTATTATTACAATTTTTGGGCTTTGTCGCT
Coding sequences:
- a CDS encoding DUF3164 family protein, whose product is MKALKELSEDFVRGNIDDLVFQQEKVENLIINLFEDYNTIKEMKAEIYGLEKNAQDSHTSTLSDGSASITIGYNVTIGFDGTESAGVEIIKEFISSLATDDENVKRLSKMVNTFLKPNAKTGMLNPSKIIELSKLRDEFNNERFSEGIDIILNAQQRRQNSMYVSGWKFIEHNGLPKKIEFRFTV